A single region of the Epinephelus moara isolate mb chromosome 12, YSFRI_EMoa_1.0, whole genome shotgun sequence genome encodes:
- the tcf21 gene encoding transcription factor 21 produces the protein MSTGSLSDVDDELLDGILKFGSSGKDSNESTEESSNCEGTCANDAPGKKRKTASRKTAPKGVAQQEGKHVQRNAANARERARMRVLSKAFSRLKTTLPWVPADTKLSKLDTLRLASSYIAHLRQILANDKYENGYIHPVNLTWPFMVAGKPDNDLKEMLNTTRLCGTTAS, from the exons ATGTCCACCGGGTCTCTCAGCGATGTCGACGACGAGCTCCTGGACGGCATCCTGAAGTTCGGCTCCTCCGGTAAAGACTCCAACGAGAGCACGGAGGAGAGCTCCAACTGCGAGGGCACTTGCGCCAACGACGCGCCGGGCAAGAAACGGAAGACGGCGTCCCGGAAAACGGCGCCCAAGGGTGTGGCACAGCAGGAGGGCAAGCATGTGCAGAGGAACGCGGCCAACGCTCGGGAGAGAGCCAGGATGCGAGTCCTGTCCAAAGCCTTCTCCCGGCTGAAGACCACCTTACCCTGGGTACCGGCGGACACCAAGCTCTCCAAACTGGACACGCTGCGCCTCGCGTCCAGCTACATCGCGCACCTCCGGCAGATACTGGCCAACGACAAATATGAAAACGGATATATCCACCCCGTTAACCTG ACGTGGCCTTTCATGGTCGCGGGTAAGCCGGACAACGATTTGAAAGAAATGCTCAACACAACAAGGTTATGTGGAACAACTGCGTCATGA